The DNA window GCAGAACGATTTTGTTAAATAAGAAGTAGAGTGAATATAAAAGATAACCATTGGCATTCCAGATCACACCTTAATATCAAGCAAATCAAACTGAATCACTACCGCCAGAAATGCGACGATTAACACTAGCTCACTTATTGTCAAAATTGATTGTTTGGGATGATCCGAGTATTTCCATTCGAAAAATGCTCTTACGGAATAATCGACAATTGTCGACACAAGCAAAGCTAGTGCAACCCAGATGAACGTCCTTTCTTGGAATATGACCATATAGAAAGTTCCAATCATCACAACTGTCGTGATGTTTCTTATCATCCGATCTACTTTGCCATGCAGTTTGTTCACATGATTATAAGAAAACCACTCTCTCTTTGGCTTTTCAATATTAAGTAGTTTTCGTAATACCCATTTCAATAGCCACATGACACTGAAAAGAACGATTAAAAATAAGCTGAGCATTAACCAAAACATCTAAAATCCCCTTTCAATTAAAAAACAGCTGATAAATCACGTATGCAATGATCAATACTAAAATTAATAATGCCATGTCTTTCCATCCCATGTCACCTGCTATGTCTGTTAAGTTCCCATTGCCTGCTCCTTGGTCAAATCCGTCCCGCAAGTTTCTAGCTGCATTGTTTTTCTGCTCTTTTTGGTGTAATTTCTGTCTTTTTTCTCGAGTTGTGTTCTGCTTTTCCATAGTACGCAGCTCTTTCTTTATCGTCGAACTATTTAATCAACTACTTCCTATTGTGCCATAAATTGGATAAAACAACCAGACCCTTTACAGAGCCCGCTCTTGATAAATCGACATAAACGGGCTATGCTCTCATTAGCTACTTTGATACAATTGCCTGCTAGTTCACTAGCTTTAATCTACTTGATAAGGGAGACACCACTATGAATTCTTTTGAACGCGTATATGACCGAAAAAAAAGCCGCTCTGTTAAATGGGATACGATCGGCGAAATTTATGGCTTAGAGGATACTTCAGATATTTTGCCAATGTGGATTGCCGATATGGACTTTCCCGCGCCCCCACCTGTTTTAAAAGCATTGCATGATCGAGTAGAACATTCGATTTTCGGGTATTCGTTTATGTGTAAAGAATGCAGAACGGCTGTAATCGAGTGGCAATCCAGACGAAACGACTGGAAAATCGAACCCGACTGGTTACTTTTCCACCAAGGTATTATTCCAGCTATTGCTTCAATTATTGAAACCTTTACCGAAAAGCACGATAAAATCGTGGTGACACCTCCTGTTTACCCTCCTTTTTTCCAACTGGCTGAACACCAAGATCGAGAAGTTCTTTATTCTCCGTTAATTGTGCAAGACGGACAATATAAAATCGATTTTCAGGACTTTGAAGACAAATTGCAAGAAGCTGCGTTGTTTATATTGTGTAACCCACATAATCCAGGTGGACGTGTTTGGACACCTGAAGAGTTAAGAGAAATTATCCGTTTATGTACAAAGCACGACGTCCTCATAATTTCAGATGAGATTCATGGAGATTTGATGTTAGATGAACATCGCCACACGCCGCTTGCGAAAATTGCGGGCACTGAAAGCGATCGCGTTTTTACGTGTATGGCCCCGACCAAAACATTCAATTTAGCGGGCATTCAAGTTGCCATGATTATCGCAACCGATAAAGAAAAACGCGATAAACTAGAAAAACATGCCCTTGCACACGGCTCTGGCATGCTCAATGCATTTGCCCCAACGGCTTTAACCGCGGCATACAACGAAAGTGAGTCTTGGTTAGAAGAAATGCTTGAGACGATTGCTGGCAATATCGAGTTTGCCACAAACGAATTGCAGAAAAAAGTCCCGGGATTACGTGTCATGAAGCCACAATCGACTTATTTGTTGTGGATCGATTACAGTGAGTTGGGCTTAACAGAAGACGAAGTTATGAAAAAACTGCTGGGAACGGGTAAAGTTGCCTTGGAGCCTGGCAGCAAATACGGAGCTGCCGGAATCGGTTATTTACGCTTAAACGCAGCATGTCCGAGAGTGACTTTATCTGATGGCATTGAACGGATTGCTACAGCCCTTGCACAAGAGAAGAATGAATAGTTCCATATTCAAAAGGAGAAGTTAACCAATATGAGTAAGAAATGGATCACTTTGCTCTTATCGGCATTTGTTTTGAGCGCCTGCAGCGATAGAGCATCGTTAGACAACACTGAGGCGACTGAGGAGATCGGCGGACACGAAGAATGGGCTGATTTACCTGAGTACCCTACCCTCATCGACACCATTGGCAATGATGATTATTCGATCAAAACGGTAACGGACAATCAAGGAAAACGAATTCTCCTACTTTCTGATTCATCCGGTACAGAAAAATACAAATCGATTCTCATAAAAGATACGAACCGTCTTAAAATTATTAAAGTAGACGACGACGGAGAAGTTTTTAACGAAATCTTGGATTAACACCTACAAAAGAAAAGCCTCGAGCGATTCCACTTAAGGAATTGCTTGAGGCTTTTGTGTTTTCTGCTATATTGACAAAAATAGATTTACTTTTTCTTGCCAACCACTAATTTTTCTTCTGCTTTTAATGACTTCAGCAACGACCAGACCATCAAGATCACAACAAACGAGAACGGCAAGGCCGCGATGATGATGGTGTTTTGAATTGCGGCTAACCCACCAACTGACAAAAGAATAGCAGCAATAGACGACTGAAGAACGCCCCAAACAATTTTCACACTGTTTACAGGAGTTAATGATCCATTTGTTGACTGCATACCAAGTACAAACGTTGCCGAATCGGCAGACGAGATAAAGAATGTCAGCAATAACAAAATGGCAATAATCGAAAGTCCAAAGCCAAATGGCATTTCATTAAATACCATAAACAAGATTGTTTCGACTGCACCAGCTGTTAAGTCGACAGCGCCACTTTGTTGAATATCGATAGCCGTGACACCAAATGCAGAAAACCAAATCGCACATAATAATGTCGGCAAAAGAACGACATAGATTAAGAATTCACGAATGGTTCTACCTTTAGAAACACGCGCGATAAACATACTGACAAATGGTGCCCAAGAAATCCACCAAGCCCAGTAGAAAATGGTCCATGCATCTAACCACTGGCGATCTTCGTTACTAAAGGCTGCGGTTTTCGTACTAATTGACATCAGATTTTGGATGTACTCACCAAACGATTGGGTGAAGACATTCAAAATGAGGAGAGTCGGTCCCAAAATGACAACAAGCACTAGCAAAATAACCGCTAACACCATATTGATATTGGATAAATATTTGATCCCTTTTGAAAGTCCAGACCATGCAGATGCCAGGAACAATACCGTAATAATGGCGATAATAATCAGTTGGCTCCAATTGTTGTTACTAATACCAAACAAAAAGCTAAGTCCGCCGTTAATTTGAACAGCACCAAATCCTAGTGACGTTGCAACACCAAATACAGTTGCGAAAATTGCGATCACGTCAATCATCGTTCCCCAGCCACTGTTCATTTTGTCTCCAAAGATTGGACGCAATGTACTCGAAATAAGTCCACGTTCGCCTTTACGGAATTGGAAATAAGCAAGTACTAATGCGACAAGACCGTACATTGCCCAAGCATTAAATCCATAGTGGAAAAAAGTGCGTTGCATGGACTCTTGAAATGCTGCTTGTGTTCCAGCTTCAGCAGTTGCCGGTGAAATGGCAAAATGGGAAAGCGGTTCATACGAGCCGTAGAACACGAGTCCAATCCCAAGTCCTGCTGAGAAAAGCATCGCAACCCAAGTGGGTGTTCTAAACTCTGGTCGATCGTTCGGTTTACCGAGACGGATATTGCCGTAAGGACTAACAATAAGAAATCCGACAACAATCAGAATCAGTGTCATAATCAGCATATAATACCAGCCGAAAACGGTACTCAGTAAAGATGTAATATTGCCTGTCACTTGTTCATATGCTTCTGGCATAAGCGCTGCGATCAAAACCGCCGCAATAACGAGTGAAATGGTGATGTAAAATACTCTTGTGACCTCTTTCATAGGAGTCTCCTTTTCATAGATGAATTTTTACTCGTGAAGCAGTCGTACAATAAGTGCGGAAAAAAAAAGAAGAAAAAATTGACAGACTATAAAATTTACATACCCAATTCTCATTAAATTATTCGTTTTTTCGTGAGTTTTTTTGAGAAAAGTAAATTTCGCATTTCAAAAGCACCACAGAAAATTTCTTCCGTGGTGCTTCTGTTAGACATTTTTTACAAAAAGACTTTATTAATCGAAGCGGTTTTTATTCAAATAAAGGGGTAACCGGCTTTTCGTTATGAACATGCTCAATCGCTTCAGCTAAAAGTGGTGCGACCGATAAAATCGTCACTTTCGGAGTTTGCTTTTCTTTTGGAACATGAACCGTATTGGTTACAACCAATTCCGTAATTGCCGACGCTTCGATTTTTTGAATCGCATCGCCTGACAACACCGCATGTGTACAGCAAGCATAAACGGCTTTTGCACCGTTTTCTACCAACACATCGGCAGCCGCCGCAACGGTTGTTGCCGTATCAATAATGTCCACGATAATGATAATATTTTTGCCTTTAATGTCTCCGACAATATTGACCATTTCAGGCTCGTCTGGGTGCATGCGGCGTTTGTCGATAAAGCCGATGGGTACGTCCAAATGACTTGCTAGCTTACGAGCACGTCCGAGTCCACCGTTATCTGGTGCAACCACGATCGCATCTTCTAAAGCCTTTTCGGTAAAATGTTGCTCTAAAATCTTACCACCGAGCAGCTGATCAACTGGGACATTAAAGAAACCTTGAATTTGAGGAGCATGCAAATCCATCGTGATGATATGAGTCGCGCCTGCTTTTTCTAGCATATTCGCAACCAGTTTTGCCGTAATCGGTTCACGTGAACTCGCTTTTCGGTCTTGTCGCGCATAGCCGTAATAAGGCATCACCACATTGATGGTTTTCACAGATGCACGTTTTAACGCATCAATCATGATCAACAATTCCATCACATGCTCAGTTCCGGGCTGTGACGTCGATTGCACAACATACACATCTGCCCCGCGAACACTTTCTTGAATGTGAATTTGAATTTCTCCATCACTAAAATGAGTAATGGCGCTTTTTCCTAGCTCACAACCAAGCGAATCCGCTATTTCCTGTGCCAGTTCTGGATTTGAATTTAACGTAAACAGCTTAAAGTTTTTTCGTAATTGATAAGCCAACTTATAGCCCCCTCGAATTTTTATCTTATCTAGTAGCTGAATAGCTAGTGCCAAGCCATGGCAAATAGCCTGTAGCTGTTGGTTTTATGATAACCTTTTAGTGGGGTAATAGCCATAGGTGTATCTGCACTGAAAAAGTACTGAGTTTTAATGAATAATATAGACTCAAAGTTAATTTGGTATGGAGCTTCTGCGGACAGTACTCATGTGCTAAGGAGTCTATCATTATAGAGAAGCTTACTCTGTCTAAGCAGACTACTATCTCTGACTATATGTAAAAAACGAATAAATCAACATAATTTTTCAATTGCGATTCTCTGTACTATTTCGCTTCATTTCTCATGCACTATCGTGTTCAACGTACCAATATTTAGAAGGATTTTGTATTTAATAGATTACCTAGTAGAGTTTATCGCTATAGATATTTCTTTAGAATTTGTCTGATTACATGTCTGGTACCTCTCCTAGGATTGACTTTATAAGTCTGTCAAAATAGTATTTATTGATAGTAACTTTATTTCCTTCTATTTCAGATTCTATTAAAATATCCAAAGCACTTTCAGTGATTGAATAATCAACTGATGGTGAACTTTTTGTTTCATTTATGTCAATCTCTTCATTTTTTTCATACTCTTTGTTTCTTTTTTGACTATCAGTCAAGTGACTATTGAATCTTTGTTTTTCTTTTATATTATTATATACTTTTTTTAATACACTCTCATTTAGTCTAAGCAAAATATATAAATCTTCTCCATCAATACAATTCTCCGGAAAATTATTTTTTATACCTTCTAATAACTCTTGCATACTTAATTTTAGTTCATAAGCTAAATTTTGAAGAGAAATTTTTTCTATTATACCTATTTCAATCAATTCTTGAAAAAGTTCTTGATACTCTTCACTACTCATTTGATAAGGAAATGCTATCTTACATAAGGAACTAAGATTTACATCATCTATATAAAAAACGGATTTATCTTTACTTTCTAAATAGAAATTTTCTTTCTCTTCCAAAATATATCTTAAAATTTCTTCATAATAACCTTTAAGTTTATTATCAATAAGATACTCATTTATCGGCTTATAAATTTCTTCAAAGAACTCCGATTTAATTCTATTTAAATTATAATTAACTCGCTCTTTAGTATTCCTTTTCGCTTTCTTTTCTTCTACACGGTTATTTCTTTCATGTTTTTCTTCAACCTGGACTTCTATGTTTTCTTTTTCTGTAATATTTTCTGCATCATTATAAATGGTACTAACTTTTTCTTTTTCAGCATTTTTTTGTGCAGTGCTATCTACTATTTTTTCATAGTCCGATTTGGAACTAATTAACGACAAGCTACCAACACCAGGCAATACATACAAATCTGGTTTCCTTTTTAGTTCCCTTTCTTCTATAAATCTTAATAATTTATTGTCTATTTGATTAAAGCTTATTTTTTCAATTAAACCAACTTTGATTAAATAATCTATTTTTTCGATATAAAAATATTCATCTTTTAAAGGATGCATTCTTTTGAATTTGATTTTTAGTTGATCAAATCTCCATAGAAACGCTGGTCTTCCAATATTTATGCTAAGATCTATCTCTTTATGCAATCTACATTGTGAAACTAATAATGAAAAAGTATAAATTAATTCAGTGTCATTAAGCACTTCATCCAATTCATTATTTTTATTTAGCTCTTTCATTTTTTTCAACTCATCATCTAGACAAGTTAATAGTTCAAAAAATTCTTCTTTATTATTCAATTGATTTTGAACTGGTATCGTATTTACTTCTACTATGTCTTCTTTAAGTTTTTCGTCCATTATACAATCATTCTTCACACTCTTTATTTTTAACGCTAAATTATTTAATACTTGTTCGTCTAATTTAAGTATAATTATGAAATTATTCTGCACATTCTCTTTTCGTGTCAAACTCCAATACTCGAGATTATTACTTCTTAAATATTCATTTTCTAAGTCTACATAAGAAACTCTCTTAAATAAATCTAATTCAATAAATTGCGACACTAAATTTTGGTGTCGACTATCTAGTACATTTAGATTTATTTTAACAACTGAATTTTTTTTATAACTGAAAAACGCATTCTGAGGAAATCCAGAAATTTTTTGCAGAATTTCTTCATAGGATCTTTTTAGATTCTTCGCAATTAGATATTCATTCAAATCTT is part of the Planococcus sp. PAMC 21323 genome and encodes:
- a CDS encoding DUF4181 domain-containing protein, coding for MFWLMLSLFLIVLFSVMWLLKWVLRKLLNIEKPKREWFSYNHVNKLHGKVDRMIRNITTVVMIGTFYMVIFQERTFIWVALALLVSTIVDYSVRAFFEWKYSDHPKQSILTISELVLIVAFLAVVIQFDLLDIKV
- a CDS encoding ribose-phosphate diphosphokinase translates to MAYQLRKNFKLFTLNSNPELAQEIADSLGCELGKSAITHFSDGEIQIHIQESVRGADVYVVQSTSQPGTEHVMELLIMIDALKRASVKTINVVMPYYGYARQDRKASSREPITAKLVANMLEKAGATHIITMDLHAPQIQGFFNVPVDQLLGGKILEQHFTEKALEDAIVVAPDNGGLGRARKLASHLDVPIGFIDKRRMHPDEPEMVNIVGDIKGKNIIIIVDIIDTATTVAAAADVLVENGAKAVYACCTHAVLSGDAIQKIEASAITELVVTNTVHVPKEKQTPKVTILSVAPLLAEAIEHVHNEKPVTPLFE
- a CDS encoding MalY/PatB family protein → MNSFERVYDRKKSRSVKWDTIGEIYGLEDTSDILPMWIADMDFPAPPPVLKALHDRVEHSIFGYSFMCKECRTAVIEWQSRRNDWKIEPDWLLFHQGIIPAIASIIETFTEKHDKIVVTPPVYPPFFQLAEHQDREVLYSPLIVQDGQYKIDFQDFEDKLQEAALFILCNPHNPGGRVWTPEELREIIRLCTKHDVLIISDEIHGDLMLDEHRHTPLAKIAGTESDRVFTCMAPTKTFNLAGIQVAMIIATDKEKRDKLEKHALAHGSGMLNAFAPTALTAAYNESESWLEEMLETIAGNIEFATNELQKKVPGLRVMKPQSTYLLWIDYSELGLTEDEVMKKLLGTGKVALEPGSKYGAAGIGYLRLNAACPRVTLSDGIERIATALAQEKNE
- a CDS encoding BCCT family transporter yields the protein MKEVTRVFYITISLVIAAVLIAALMPEAYEQVTGNITSLLSTVFGWYYMLIMTLILIVVGFLIVSPYGNIRLGKPNDRPEFRTPTWVAMLFSAGLGIGLVFYGSYEPLSHFAISPATAEAGTQAAFQESMQRTFFHYGFNAWAMYGLVALVLAYFQFRKGERGLISSTLRPIFGDKMNSGWGTMIDVIAIFATVFGVATSLGFGAVQINGGLSFLFGISNNNWSQLIIIAIITVLFLASAWSGLSKGIKYLSNINMVLAVILLVLVVILGPTLLILNVFTQSFGEYIQNLMSISTKTAAFSNEDRQWLDAWTIFYWAWWISWAPFVSMFIARVSKGRTIREFLIYVVLLPTLLCAIWFSAFGVTAIDIQQSGAVDLTAGAVETILFMVFNEMPFGFGLSIIAILLLLTFFISSADSATFVLGMQSTNGSLTPVNSVKIVWGVLQSSIAAILLSVGGLAAIQNTIIIAALPFSFVVILMVWSLLKSLKAEEKLVVGKKK
- a CDS encoding DUF6366 family protein; the encoded protein is MEKQNTTREKRQKLHQKEQKNNAARNLRDGFDQGAGNGNLTDIAGDMGWKDMALLILVLIIAYVIYQLFFN